In Epinephelus fuscoguttatus linkage group LG6, E.fuscoguttatus.final_Chr_v1, the DNA window caaacCCGGAGTTTTACAACTCTgccagagtcagtgatgactgatgagttttagaataaggttacagtgctaatgttagatagtagcgttaatgTTACTAGtgagtggaaacgcacaaggaagataaagttagccattagcaactggatactgtgttgtcatataacgttataggttatatttgaagcaaactaaacataacgttacctgtcctgcacagtcaaatGCAACCCAGGAGTTTGAAACTTATCTgggggtcagtgatgactgatgagttttataatataacGTTAAcactaacgttagatagtactggtgactggcaacaaacaagacagtaggagcaactggatgctgtgttgtcatatatgaATGAATGTTAGGCGAGCGGTTACGTCAGTTGGAGGCccccacgtggggaagacagacaggatgctcggccaatcattgcatttggtCCGAATGCAAcgattggtcagaattttcttagaaccatatgagaatggtataattatgagtttttatctctagTGGAATTCACTGatattttagtgtgccatcagcttattaatggcattttaacctaaacaaagaaaagtgtaaaatttccagaaaggtaagtgttgctttaaaagaACATGATGAAATCCAACAATTCAGggctgctggaaatgcatcAAGTTAACTACACAGAACATCAACAAGCTTCTAAAGTTCCCATTTGTTTGAAATGCAACATGGTTGACACACTGGATGTGGATCGCCCAGCAAGATAGAGTCAGTACTACTTGAAATATATTGCTGAGTTAGAAGCTCTTTTAAATAAGGGCTGGTGGAGTACTGGTGTTACTCCTTCTGAGAAACACATGTTGTTATCTTACAAATAAAAGGAAGTGAGACGTCTCCACAAAGGAGGCAGTAATTAATCTAAAATCAAGTTTAGAGTGCACTAAGACTTTGTGTCCTGATGCAGAGCAAGTTTCGAAAGCAAAAGATTATTTGAACCCACTAAAAAGGAACTAGACCTAAATAATCATTAAGATTTCTTGTGCTAAATATTTTCAGAGTCGCATTTCTCACTTTGAGCTGTTATATTTCATGAGAacaaagtttaaagtttaagcGAAGTTTAAGTGACATGTTACTTTCTACTTCATTGTCAGCGTATcctgtgaacagaaaaaaaatcacaggtcACAAATACATAGTTTGATTTAGAAAAATAGgctgaattattttttaaattagctgggcactgtagtttttaacaAACATTGCTCGAACAGGAGTAAAGTGTAAATTtgttagggactattttcagccacAGATTAATATACATTTACAGCTGCAGGACAGTGCATGTAGGCTGAATagaaataaactacagtgcccaggtTTATTGTAGTGCAAAAGTGTGGCTAAATTATGTGTTTTAATAGATTTTAAACAACTATGTAGCTTTGTGCAATTAGCATTTGTAGCTAGTAGAATCAGTTcagttggttttggtcttttcatgggatctGTTAACAACAACATACATGTAATACATCACCAGCCTTATTCCTGTATCCTAAAGAACATCAGGCTACTAACACAGGGATTAATTAGGTGTTCAAACATGGTGGTTCATTCATTCCAGCGAATCAGCAAACttggaaaataaacaaaaaaagtagTAAACTATATATTTTCACCTTCTCCCAAAGTCAGGAGCGACCTTATTCCAAGCCCTCCGACCTACAACACCAAATATGGATACCTTAGCTGGGAGTCCTACTACAACGCCTCCTACTACACCCGTCTCCTCCCTCCTGTGCCCAAAGACTGCCCTTTGCCGATGGGAACTAAAGGTGAGACCTTCTAACTATAAACAGACAATCGTGCCCCTGAGGAGATCTTTAAATGTTTCTTTCTCTACAGGTAAACCAGAGCTTCCTGATCCCAAAGTGTTGGCCGAGAGGTTTTTTAGGAGAAAGACATTCAGGCCCGACCCCCAGGGAACCAATGTGATGTTTGCCTTCATGGCCCAACACTTCACCCACCAGTTTTTCAAGACAAATCAAAAAGTTCAAGGTGGCTTCACCAAGGCTTTAGGACACGGGGTGAGACACAGGCTGACACGTCCAgaatttgattattattaaaCAATAAAGCCTAAGATTTGGGAATAATGTACATTACTCTGTCATATATTGTTTTGAATATATTTGACTTTAAATGTATtgacaaatatgtatttttctccTACTCACTCAGGTAGATGCAGGTAATATCTATGGAGATAACCTCATGCGACAGCTTCAACTCCGGCTTCATGAAGATGGGAAACTTAAATATCAGGTTATTATAGCcagccattttaacatttaatctcGTTTAATAGACAGGATCCTATTTGGGATATCTATCATCCAGTTGTTACttgtcttaattttattttttaagaaatcCAAAATTAAAAACCATACCAGATATTTATAATGTAAATTCAATGGATAGCCACAATTTTTTGTGGATAGCTGCAGTTGTAATGTTTGTAGCCATAATTGTGGTTTTagaaaaaatccaaaatgaaaaataattctAGATATCCATATGTAACttttaaatatgcaaaaaaaaaaaaaaacaaccccaaaaaacGATGCATATCCACAATTGGCACTatgacccaaaaaaaaaattcaatttcagATATCTAGAATTAAATTAAGTCTAGTGACACTTCGATTGTAAATAtctgaaatgtaatttttttttcctagatAAAGATTATATTTGAGGTATCCAGAATTATCCaaaatgaattattaattaatcctgatttttttttttgtcaacaatATTGCATACTTACATAATCACAGTTAGTGTTTAATGTCATCGGTGTCATCTTGTCATAGTCTCGTGTTAGTCATGGGAAGAAAGGGTCGTTGACAAACATATTTAACCATagtttttgttgacaaaattaacactgagcTTAATCTTGCATATCTAAAGGGTGGTAACTTCCCACAAGTTTCTGAGAATGCAGTCGCACAGTTTCCTGGTAGCAGTGATGGTGATAAAGTGGTTAACCATCTTCATTTTAATGGATCTCTTCTCAGATTTTGTCTCATAATAAACACATCTGTTCTGTCGTAGCCAGTCACAAGTCTGTCATAACCCGTACACCACAGAGCCAACTCTGGCATACATTTATCAAGAAATAGTAGAGAAAATTAGGTATTCAGAAATTTAAAGTACTTCTCTCACTatggatttctgtttttgtttgttcacaGTTAATAAATGGTGAGGTGTACCCTCCTTCAGTATCTGAAGTCCCTGTGGACATGGTTTATCCTGAGAGTTTCCCTCCAGAGAAGCGTCTGGTCACGGGTCAGGAGCTGTTTGGCCTCCTGCCGGGCCTCACCATGTACGCCACCATATGGCTGAGAGAGCACAACAGAGTCTGTGACATCCTGAAGGCAGAACATCCCACCTGGGACGATGAGCAGCTCTTCCAGACCGCCAGACTCATCATCATTGGTGAGGAGCTCAGGAGCAAATGTGTTCAGTTGAAGTAAAATGTTTGTGTCAGAATCTGCAAACGTTCTtcctctgtgacagaaagatTGGAGTATATAGCGCTGCCTTGTCACAAGATATAATTTTTTGTTAGtgttgcttgaaaaatgactttcacTATTAGTCAGTTAGCAACACACTGCAGCTGCCTTTAAATTTCTGTCCATCGTTGCAGCTTTAATTGTTTTTGCAGGTTCAAATTTCCATCTTCAATCTTCTTTAAATGCTTTTTTCCCCTGAAGTttgtctcagtgtgtgacatgaagtgatgacatttgctTTTGCCTACCAGGTGAGATCATTAACATCATAATAGAAGAGTACGTGCAGCACCTGAGTGGTTACTATCTGGACCTGAAGTTCGATCCCACTCTGCTCTTCAACTCACGTTTCCAGTACAGCAACCGCATCGCTCTGGAGTTCGCCCACCTCTACCACTGGCACCCACTGATGCCCGACAGCTTCCTCATTGATGGCGAAGAAATCCCATACTCCCAGTTCATGCACAACACCTCCCTCCTCTTGCACTACGGGGTGGAGAAACTGGTGGATGCCTTCTCTCGACAACCTGCAGGACAGGTAGATCAGAACCATCTACTTACGGTTTACATGAATTCAGTGTTAGGGTTACAAGTGGAGCCACAGTTTTGTTGGTGTaggtaggtttttttttagatagGAAGTACAGTGAACAAGTCTTGTACTTTAgtgcacttttaaagtacttttactttactagACTATTTGCATTTAATGTTACTGTGTACTTCTATgtcactacatttcagaggtaaatattttgctttctgtttttatgtgtcaGCTGTAGTTACCTGGtacatttcaaattaaagtctCTATCATCTTATAAACTATTCAATATTTGACCAGATGTTTTCAGACTGCTTACGAAGGAGGCAGCTGAGGCGCGTAATCTGATGTCTTAGATATCTATGAGTAGAGAGATTTCCTGTCCAAAAATATCCAAcccaaaccaaaccacatgcttttgttgcctaaacttaaccacatgtgtgtgtgttagcaaaAGTAACCATAATGACTTGATGTTGTTCAACAGCTGCAAAATGAATCTTTTACAATTATAGGTGGATAAACCAATGATGACAGTTTCAACTTCTGACTCAGGCATTTATCACAGTAGATGTCATACATAGATATGACAGGAAATGCTGCTAAGGAAGTTGAGCTTGTTATTTATTATCTGCTGTATACCAGCTCTTCTCTGAGATCCATGCATTGAaaagatgatgtcactgatatGTAAAACCTCAGTGTCCAATGAGTTCAACTGTCAGGATGCAAATATTTGTCATTAAAAGAATCCTACAGACAGATTAAAGACATGTAGTAACCATACGAAATAAAGTAAGATACTGTGACCAGAGGGTGAGGACTGGGACCATTTCAGAGTCATTTTTTCCAGTTTGACATGAAGGGATAGTCGAGACAAGATTTCCAAGTTGTAACAATAATGTTCATTAATTATATGAACTAATAACAAGATGTAAGAATAATTCTTTGTTGGTGACCATAAAAACATATGTGACAGTCTTAGGAGAAACTAAAACCCAAACATCTAAAAACAAGTGACTGTGTAAGAAGAACTAAGAACTACTAGTCAGGGCAAAGGGTTGCTGTCTACCAAGTCAGGGGAAATTTAGGGAAAGACCCACTCAGGCCTAAGCAAAAAAAAGGGAGTGAggtcacacacagagagacatgcAAAACGAAAGATAAGTGCGAggtgaaaacacagacacaaacactccacCGTGCAAAAGGAGTGGATGCACGCCCCAACCCTCCCTTACTCAGTCAGgtttcagctgaaaaaataaagaaaaaaacacttaaactgccacagaaataaaacacttaaaaaaaataagcccTGGGCAAGACAGCAGTCTgcaaaaaaagggggaaaaataaaattaaccaAAGCCCCCCTTGATTTAAATTAAAGGGGAGTTTCAGGGATATTAAAGGACACTCATTAAATGGGTTAAATCAGCTCCCACTAAAGGCAAGAACAGGCATTCACCTCTTTAAGACAAACATCAAACCCAGGGAGTGAGCTGGTGAAAGTCTGGCCTACAACACTGAATCATCAATAAATTTTACAGTCCACATGCAGGACACCAAAGCATATAAATCAAAGACACAAAGGAAATAGCTTAAATTTACACTTCAGCATAACTCACCACAGGAATGAGGAGCAGTGTCTTTGCAGCCTGAGGATTTGCATGGTGTATGTATAGAGAAGCATGAATGAGCTGCTTCACCTTGTGCCCATTCAAACCTGATCAGGCTCTGACCTTTAAGGTAGCTCAGTCAGCCAACCCAGCTACATTAGACTCGTtcaagatgagccaggcctgcgtaGATTCAGTCACCCGCGATTGCTGCGCAATACAAGCCAGTTAGTTCTGTGTCTGACTTCATCCCAAATTGCTTTGACGTCATACAAAAGTGGACAGCAATAATCTCACAAGAGCAAGGTGTCTGCAGTTTTAAGAGCCAGGCGCTGCTGTTGCTCTCCACTGACTGCAGGACCTGGAGCATGATGGGAaacgcctggctctcacctgatcaaACAGCTAATTGGTTTGGATGTTGATAGTAAAGCATTTTGATGAGTCAGTCTGTCATTGTTAAAATGattggagactgagaacaaactgatatatgagtCTGATAATATCTTATTAAATTGACATCATAtctgacaggatgtgagtgtttctgtgacttcctgtacggactgaaggctgatgAAAACTGGGGGGAAACTGCCTGACTtgaccgcagctttttgtcccCTCCTTTAgctgcagccgcctgctctCACCCACTTTCCAGGCGATGCGCAGTTCATCTTGAATGAGCCCAATATTATACTTGGAGACACTTTTGCATCATCTGCTCTGTCACGTATCACATCAATGATTTCTGCTCAGGAATGTATGAAAGTTCAAACAACTGCGGCAACTGTCTCATGCAGACCATGGCAATGGTAAAACATGCAACCTGACACGCATTCAAAACCACTAAACCACTTTTATAATCAATCCACACGAAAGCAGACTTCCCCTCACAACCACTTTCTAAAACCCAGCGAGAAATAATCTCATTGATCTTATCAGCAGCATCCTGTGCATGCAAAGTGTTATTgctgtttactgacagttaaaATCGctgagtgtttgttttctggCTGATGGTCTTACTATTACCAGTCCATTAAAATCacatttgtagtcatttttctgtctgtgtttcagatAGGTGGAGGTCGTAACTCTAATGAAATAGTGCTCAGAGTGGCGGAGATGGTCATCAGAGAGTCGCGAGCAACACGTGTGCGGCCCTTCAATGAATACAGGAAGAGGTTCAACCTGAAGCCATACACCTCTTTTTATGAGTTGACTGGTAAGCGGGAGTATTTCACATGCACATAGAGTAATACAGCATTTGGAATTTTGATTTCAAGTTTATTTAAACTGGATAAACATCATGTCTGGTATTTAGTACAGCAG includes these proteins:
- the ptgs1 gene encoding prostaglandin G/H synthase 1, with product MKEFSIFSIWVFINLLLLKSSSCAADSSVVNPCCYYPCQNSGVCVRFGADRYECDCTRTGFYGKNCSVPELWTRVRLMLKPSPAVVHFILTHFKLFWDLVNSTFLRDTFMRLVLIVRSDLIPSPPTYNTKYGYLSWESYYNASYYTRLLPPVPKDCPLPMGTKGKPELPDPKVLAERFFRRKTFRPDPQGTNVMFAFMAQHFTHQFFKTNQKVQGGFTKALGHGVDAGNIYGDNLMRQLQLRLHEDGKLKYQLINGEVYPPSVSEVPVDMVYPESFPPEKRLVTGQELFGLLPGLTMYATIWLREHNRVCDILKAEHPTWDDEQLFQTARLIIIGEIINIIIEEYVQHLSGYYLDLKFDPTLLFNSRFQYSNRIALEFAHLYHWHPLMPDSFLIDGEEIPYSQFMHNTSLLLHYGVEKLVDAFSRQPAGQIGGGRNSNEIVLRVAEMVIRESRATRVRPFNEYRKRFNLKPYTSFYELTDDVEIARDLEELYGDIDALEFYPGVMLEKTRPNRLFGESMVEMGAPFSLKGLLGNPICSPEYWKPSTFGGETGFNIVKTSTLKKLVCLNTKWCPYVDFHVPRNEEEAKPREPSTEL